The genomic stretch CCTTCATTTATGACCCACAAATGGAAGGTGGCCTGCTCAATTTCGTGCAGGAAACGTATTGGGATGGTCTCGACGTCATTCCGGCGCACCCCACGCTGTTCTCAGCGGAGTTTCATATTCCCGGTACGGTGATCAAAAATCCGGGCTTCAAGTTCTGGGACTTGCTGCGCCAGGGCGTGGAGGCGCTGCGTGCGCAATACGATTACATCATTCTCGACACCGCGCCTTCGCTCTCGTATCTGACCATCAATGCCTTGATGGCAGCGGACGCGATGGTCATGCCGCTCGTTCCCGAAAGCCTCGACTTCATCAGCTCGGTGTCGTTCTGGAGTCTTTTCTCGGATCTCGCACACACGATCATGGAGCGTGGCGACGAGAAGACCTACGACTTCGTATCGGTGCTGCTGTCGAAGGTGGACTACGGCAAGACCTCGTCGGCGCCTGTCGTGCGCTCGTGGGTGCAGCGCACCTATAAGGATTGGGTGAACGCGCTCGAAGTGCCGGCGAGTTCGGCAATGAGCAACGGCGCGCTTGCCATGGCGACGGTGTTCGACATCAGCAAGGGCGATCTCGCAGATAAGACGGTGGCGCGGGTGCGTCAGCCGCTGACTGATTACGTGCGCTGGATCGACGATCTCTACGTTGAGCAATGGAGGGCCGGCAAGTGAGCTCCTTTCGCGACAAGATGGCGGCCAAGACGGCCGAGTTGGGATCGTCTGCTGAGCGGCAACCCGCCGAGCGTCCGGCCGCGCCTGCTCCGGCCGAGCCGCGCCGCAGCAGCGCGTTCAAGACCGGGCCGGGCATGCTGGGCGCGCTTGCCGTTGCGCAGCAGCGCATCCAGGAACTGGAGAGCACGAGCGACAAACTGATGCTCCCGGTTAGCGCAATTCAGCCGAATCCCTGGCAGCCGCGCAAGGTGTTCAGCGACGAGGGGCTGGCTTCGCTCGCCGAGTCGATTCGCGAAGTGGGCCTGGTCGAGCCGGTTGTGGTGCGGCGCGCGGGTGAGGGTTATCAGCTGATCGCCGGTGAGCGTCGCTTGCGCGCCCATGCGCTCATCAAGGCGCAGGACATTCGCGCCTCGGTGATCGAGTGTTCCGACCAGGACATGGCGGTGCTCGCGCTGGTGGAAAACGTGGGCCGCGAAGATCTGACCGACTATGAGATCGGTCAGTCGCTGCGCCGCGCCGAGCACGAGTTCCCGACGCGTAAGCGTATGGCGGAAGCGCTAGGGATGTCGCGGAAAGGTCTATATCGTTTTCTGGCGTTTGAGAATTTGCCTGATTTCATCAAACGGGATCTGGATTTGAACCCGCGTTTGCTCGGTGGATCGGCCGCCGACGAGGTTGTCTCGGTGATCAAGAAGCATGGACATAGCGGTCTGGCTGCCGCGCGTGAACTGTGGCCGGCGGTGGTGGCGCGCACGCTGGATCAAGGGAAACTGGCTGCGGCGATTGGAGCGCACGTGAATCGGGCGCCGGTGGCGGAGAGTGTTTCTGAGCGCAGTATCGAGAAGATTTTTTCGGGGAAGAGCCACGCGGGGAGCATTACGAAGGACACCAATAGCTTCACGGTCAAACTGAAGACGGGCGTGCTCTCGGATGCGCAGGAGACCCAGATTCGCGAATTGATCAGCCAGCTGTTCAATGTGAAGCCTGGTTGAGTTCAAGAAAATAGATTGGTTGGATGTGATGAAGCCCGCGATTGCGGGCTTTTTTTCGTCCCTAGGGTTTGTGTGTCGAGTCGACACATGGGTGTATTTGTCGACCGGGGCGGCGCGGATGTTGGTGCGAGTTGGTTTGTGGCAAGCGCGGGCGAGGTTGGATCTGTTCGAACTGCCGGGTGTGTAACGATGGATCATCGGCAATCATCTTTTTGATGTGTCGACTCGACACACCAGCGCATGGGCTCTGCTCGGGTACGCGATTAGTCAGGAGCCTTGATCCTGCTGGTGCGGAACGAGATTCTTGCGTGTGCTGCTAGTCGCCGCTTGATCTAACTTATCCGCCTACGAAGTGGGATCGGCGCGTGATGTGTGTCGAGTCGACACATGGCTTACGTGGCTTTTAAGTAATAGAGATGGGTGATCGGGAATGCTCTCGGTGAGCAAGCCTCGCCTATGCGCGGGGCAGCGTGGGGCGTCCGAGATCAACGCGCGGATGCTTACGTGAACTGCTCGTGTCCAGTCACTGCTTCACGTGTCAGTTAAAGTGTGTCGAGTCGACACAAGCCGAAGGGGGAGAGATTAGCGTCATAGCAAACGTGAGGATTCGGAGGGTTTTGCGCATGATTTGCCATTGGCCGCTCCGCGATTCGATGGCAACCGATCATTAACGTTGTAACACCCCAAACCTCCGCCCTCCGATATGTGTCGAGTCGACACACGTCTAAACGCTCGGGATTCAGGCTCATAGAGTGCTTAGGTGAGCGCGAGCAGGCAATTCTAATCAGCCAGTTCTCTGTTGGCCAGCGACTGGCGAAGGGTGAAACGGGGTGCCCTCCAACCTGACCGCAATCGATCCGGTTTGGTTATTGACGAGTTGGGTTGTGCCAACGGTTTCCACACTGATGCAGAGCAATGTGTCGAGTCGACACACCTTGGCGTTCGCTGATTATTAGGCGCCCCGCGATCAGCAGATCGGAGCACCTCGTCTTCCTGCCTGTGCCGGTATTCGTCAATCTATGTTCACGTCGCTAGAGGAGCGGATTACTGCGCTGCCCACAGACCCAACTGCCGAGTCAAGGCAGGGCCGAGCGGAACCTGGCAGAGTGTCGAGTGGACTCATCGAGCGTCTGAGTAGCAAGGTGCGGCGCAATCGGCGGATCAGCGCGCCTCGCCCCCTCTCTTTATCTAGCGTTCGTCGCGGGCGCATGGTTGCGGCCGTTATGGAGCAAACTTCTGCGCTGGGACGCGACCAATCGGTGATACACGGCAATGAAGGGAAGGAACCGGAAGATGTGTCGAGTCGACACATCTTGAGCTTACGAGAAACACGGAGCGTCCCGCATCGTTGGATCTAAAGCCGTGCGTTCCTATTTGGAAAGGTAGCCGTCGACACTCTCGTCGCGATATGGGTAGCCCTAATCAGGGCGCTGAACGAACAGATCGGCGCTTCGCAGTCCATGAAGAGGTGAGCTTGCTGATGTGTCGACTCGACACACTTTGGGTGTGCGGGGGCGCTGCGCGACTTCATTAGCGATTAATCCGTCTCGCTTTCTCTATCAGTAACCGTCGTTTTCGGACCTATGGTTGCGGCGTTAGTCAAGCGAATGCTGCGCCAATCGAGCGATCAATTCGGTGACTGAAGTCCGTGGGGAAACTAACCTTGTGGTGTGTCGAGACGACACACCACTCGCTATGATGCCGCCATCGGAGTCGATGATGTTTCGTCTCGCCTCGCCTCGAAGCCCAACCGTTGCGCTGTCGATTCTTACGAGGGTCTTCAGGGCTGATTCAATCTTGTCTTGACCGGGAGTGACGAGAGCAATCCTTTGCTATGACCCAACCCGCGATTCGAGTCATCGCAATCCCCTGCGTCGTCTACCTCTAACGCCGCCTGCCTTTGCAATGAATCCCGGAAAATCGAGATGCTGCGCATATCAACGCGGCCTCGGTGGATTTTCGGCGACGAACGAAAGCGGGTTCAACGTGAGGACTCGCTGATCTCGATACATCACGACAATCAGCGGTTCCGGCGCTCATCGTGCGCATTGCTCAACACCGTTTCAGCCCGGCCGCATTCACGCGCTCATCCGGCAAAATTGCGATGAGCAAGTCGATGGCACACCCGGCAAACGGATACCGCAGCGGTCCAAGAAGGAATCGCGCTATTCAATTGCAAGTCGAATGGCACCACGCTGGGCGAACCACAAGCGCGCTGAACTCGGCTAACCGTATGTACTTGGTATAGAGACAAAGGGAAAGACCCATGCTCGATAGACGCCCCGCGTCAGGCATATCACAAACGACGAGACATCATGGCGACACCACCGGGGGCATAACTCTCGCAACATATCGAGCTATCAAGCAGCGGGCTTACGTCGTGTTCAAAGCCGTCGACACTCGCGGATAGAGGAAACGGCATTGCGAAGCGCAACGTAGCCGTACGGAGTAGGGCGCATCCAGCATCATGATCGCCAACGCCCGTCACTTCCATTAATGCAACTAACTGACTTTAACGGCCGACTGTGCCGAAATCGACAACGCAACCTGCGCCCACCTCACCCGCCCGCTCATCACTATGGCTCGCGCGCCGATGCACGCCGCGGGGCGCATCTTTTATCTCATGAAAGAGAGCAGAACCCAGGCACCTTTTTGCTGATAAACGCATATTCCTCGCGTGAAACTCGTGAAACAAAATACAAGGCTGTAAAAATATGAGAAATTCCCTTATCTGTCAGTCACTTATCTGAGAAAACAACCACGTTTCGAGGAAATGTTTCACGTCGATGTGCCGCGTCAGACCCCGAAACGTGCCTAATACCGCCGGAAATCGCGTCAGTCCAACCCGAAAAACCAAATCGTATAAAACACTACGTGTTTTGTAGTGTGTGAAGCCGCGCGAAAAACCCGTGCCAAACCGGCCTAACCCAACATCCCCAGCGCCGTCTCCAGCACCACGCGCTTGTATTTCCGCTCCTGTTCCGGCAGCGTCGAAAACACGCGCATCAAATGTCCATACGCAACGGTCTTGCTGATCCCATTGAGCAGCATGAAGAACAGCACCTCCGCATCCACCACCTTCAGCGCTTTCTGCTTCCCGGCATCGGCCAGCAGTGGCACGAGCACATCGTGATACGGCCGCACCATTCGCGCGACGAGCAGATCGAGGCGAGCGCCTTCCTCCGTCGCGGCGGTCGCGAAGAACAAACCGATGTCGGGTTCGCTGAACACCTTGTCGATATAAATCGCGATCGCGCGCTCGACGCGTTCGCGCGTTCCGAACGGCGAGGTACGCAACGCGTCGGTCGCGGCGATCATTGGCGCGGCGTGTTCGGCGATCTGCACGACCACGGCTTCCCACAGCGCGTCCTTCGAGCCGAAATGATGCGCGAGCAGCGCGGCATCGACGCCCGAGACGCGCGCGATTTCCCGCACGCTCGTCGCTTCGTAGCCGTGCTTGGCGAAGGTCTTGCGCGCATTGCGCAGCAGGGTTTCGCGATCGACCGACGCGCCCTGGGCCGGACGCCCTCGCGCACGCTTGACGGCCGGCAAGGCGTGAGCCGCCGCCGGCGCCTTCATGCGAGCCAGCGCGCGGCTCATTCGACGCAAGCCATTGCACGATCGCGACGCGCCTGCGCCGCATCGAGTGCCTGTTCGTATTCGGCAATCTTCTGCGGGACCGCTTCGCGCAGGAATTCGACGAGCGTCTTGATCTTCGCGTCCAGATATTGTCGCGACGCGTAAAGCGCGAACACGTTGTAAGGCAGCGTGCGCACATCGGGCAGAACCACCACGAGACTGCCGTCGCGAATGCCTTGCACAGCCGTGGGAATCGGCAACATGCCGATACCCATGCCCGCCTGGACCGCCTGGGCGAGCGCCTCGGCGATATTGACCGTGAGCGGCGCCGCCTTCGGTACGCGAAACGATTCGGCATCCTCATCATCGAACAACCATTGCGCAGCCGGCATATCCTGCAGATTGAGCTGCAAGCCGGTGTGCTGCTCGAGATCGGCGAGCGTGCGCGGTTCGCCGCGTTGTGCGAGATAGCGCGGCGAGGCGCACAGCACCGAACGCGTATGGCCGATGCGCTGCGAAACGAGCGACGAATCCTTGAGGCTCTGCGCGACCACGATCGCTACGTCGAACTTTTCCTCGAGCAAATCGGGCGTGCGTTGCGACAGCACGAGATCGACCGACACATCTTCGAACTGCGACGTGTACTGCGCAAGCAGCGGCATGAGGTAGTGCTGACCGAAGCTCGCGGTGGCATGAATGCGCAAGCGGCCGGCAGGGGCCGCGCTCGCGCCTTTCGCTTCCGCATCGGCGAAATCGACCTGGTTCAGGATGCGTTCGCAATGCACGAGATAACGCTGCCCGGCGTCCGTCAACGAAATTTGTCGCGTGGTGCGATTGAAGAGCCGCGTTTGCAGATTCGACTCGAGATCCTGAATCGCGCGCGACACGGCCGCCGTGCTCAGCGACGCGCGCGTGGCGGCTTTGGCGAAGCCGCCGGCGCGTGCGACCCTTACAAACATCTTCATGCTGGCCAGCTTGTCCATCTGATTCTTTTCGCTGAAGGCAATGCGCCGCGTCTGGCCGTGATTGCGCGCGGGAGAAAGGCGTACTGCGGGTGAGGCGCGAGCGTGCGCCGGGGACATGTCGCTATTTATTCAACGAGCGATGAATAATTCTACTGTGCGGGTTAGCCCTATGTCAAAGCGCTTAGGCGCGGACCTCGCCATGCTCGCGTCGATTAAAATTGGCCGCGCAATCGCCTCCGCGATATCCGCGGCACCCGCGATATCCCATCGCGCCGCATCAGCTATCTATATAGAGGACAGGTCGTGAAGTTCATCCACGCCGCAGACATTCACCTCGACAGCCCGCTCCACGGTTTGAGCGCCTACGCCGACGCGCCCGCCGCGCAATTGCGCAACGCCACGCGCGAAGCGCTGCGCCTGCTTGTCGATCGCGCACTCGAAGAAGAGGTCGCGTTCGTCGTGATCGCCGGCGATCTTTACGACGGCGACTGGAAAGACCACAACACCGGCATTTTCTTCGGCCAGCAAATGGGGCGCTTGCGCAAGGCGGGCATACGCGTGTTCGCGTTGTGGGGCAATCACGACGCCGAAAGCGAAATGACGAAGAAACTCACGCTGCCCGACAACGTGATCGTGTTCAATCATCGCAAGCCGGAGACGCATCGCCTCGACGAATTCAACGTGGCGCTGCATGGGCAAAGCTTTCGCGACAAAGCGGTGACCGACAATCTCGCCGTGAATTATCCGCCGCCCGTGCCCGGCTATTACAACATCGGCGTGCTGCATACGGCGCTCGAAGGCTACACCGCGCATGCCACTTACGCGCCGTGCACGCGCGCGGAATTGCACGCGAAGGGTTACGACTACTGGGCGCTCGGTCACGTGCACGAGTTTCAGCAGTGGTCCGGGCCATCCACCATCGTGTTTCCCGGCAATCTGCAAGGAAGGCACATCCGCGAGACGGGCCGGCGCGGCGCTGTGCTCGTGAGCGTCGATGGCGCACGCACCGAGGTCGAGCGACTGTACCTGGACGTGTTGCGCTGGGAAGCGGTGCGTGTGGATGCGAGCGATTGTCTGAGCATCGCCGATCTCTCGCGCAAGATCGGTGCGGCGCTCGAAGCGTTGTTGAGTGTGGATGCGCACGTGCCGCGCGCGGTACGCGTGACCGTGACGGGCAAGACGCCCGCGCATGGACTCTTCTTCGGCCGCGCCACGCAATTGCGCGCGGAGGTGCTGAATCAGATCGGCATCATCGGCAACGACAAATTGTGGCTCGAAAAGGTCAAGGTGGAAACCGAAACCGCCGCAGCCGATCCCAGCGCCGCGCACCACGAGCCGCTCGAAGCGCTCGCCGACCTGAAGCAGATCCTCGAAGCCGCCGCGCAAGACCCGGAATTTCTCGCGCTGCTCGAACGCGACCTGCGGCCCTTCGTCGGCAAGGTGCGCAGCGAAGTGAAGGAAGAGGCGCGGCTGCTCGATTTCGCACGCGAAGCGAAACTCGCCGCGCTCGTCGAGCAAGTCGGTCCCGCGCTGCTGGCGCGTCTTTCCACGGGAGAATGAGCGGTGCGTTTGAAGCAACTCGATCTGATCAAATACGGCAAGTTCACGGATTCGACTTTGTCGTTCCCGCGCGCCTCGTTCGACTTTCACGTGATCGTGGGGCCGAACGAGGCGGGCAAGTCCACGGTCCGCACCGCCGTTTCCGAATTGCTGTTCGGCATGCGTCTGCAAACGCCGCTCGACTTCCTGCACGGCACGCCCGAATTGCGTCTTGGCGGGGTGCTCGAAAACGGCGGCGAGACGCACGCGTTTCATCGCGCGCGCGGCCGCAATTCGCTGCGCTCGCCGCTCGACGACAAACTGCCCGATGACTTTCTCGCGGCGCTGCTCGATGGCGCGAGCAAGGAGTTTTTCGAGCAGATGTTCGGGCTCGATCACGCGCGTCTCGTCGAAGGCGGCCGCAGCATTCTCGATGCGTCCGACAAGCTCGGCCAGGTGCTGTTCGAATCGGCCGCGGGTGTTGGCAGTCTCGGGCCCGTGCGCGAAGAACTCGAAGCGCGCGCGACTGAACTCTGGGCGCCGCGCCGCAACAGCAGTGCGTATGCCCAGGCCGAAGCGGCCTTCGCGCAGGCATCGGCGGAATTGAAGGCCGCGCAGGTGCGCACGCGCGATTGGGTCGAGAAGAAAGACGCGCTCGATAGCGTCGATCAGGCTATCGCCGATCTTCGCACCGAACAGCGCGCGCTCGAAGGCCAGCGCGCGAAACTCGAACGCGTGCGTCGCCTCGCGCCCTATCTCGCGGAACTCGCCCGCAAACGCGACGCGTTGGCCGAGCTGGGCGAAGTCGTCGAATTGCCGCCTGGCGCGTATGCCGATCTCGCGAAGGCGCAGGGCGACATTGCCGCCGAGCGCAAATTGCACGAAGCGCGCGAAGCCGAAGTGCGCGACAAGGAAGCCGCGCGCGACGCGTTCACCCCCGACGCGCCGGCGCTCGCACTGGCCGCCGAAATCGACGCGCTCGACGCGCTGCGCGGCGCCTGCGCGAATCATCCGCGCGAATTGCTCAAATGCGAAACGGAGATCGAAACGCATCGGGACGCCGCGTTCACCGCCGCCGCGCAACTCGGTTGGCCCGGCGACGAAGCCGCGCTGCTCGCCGCGTTGCCGGGCGCGTTGGCGCTGAAGACGGTGACCAACGTGTTGCGCGACCATGGCGTGCGCGAGCAGGCGCTTGAAACCGCACGC from Paraburkholderia acidisoli encodes the following:
- a CDS encoding AAA family ATPase, yielding MAKTIELPSIDRRVDLSAITEFAEEAGRLSEELREMMLAPRPRKMAPTFTSAQVAEMCGIDRIKLNNLLATREGLPQGVAQGSGRSRVFTLPEARTWVQQVSDIYQTPLHTGVRDADGKVILVANFKGGSTKTTTTMCLAQGLTLRGRKVLLIDLDPQASLTELCGLYAEKEVTEDSTVLPFIYDPQMEGGLLNFVQETYWDGLDVIPAHPTLFSAEFHIPGTVIKNPGFKFWDLLRQGVEALRAQYDYIILDTAPSLSYLTINALMAADAMVMPLVPESLDFISSVSFWSLFSDLAHTIMERGDEKTYDFVSVLLSKVDYGKTSSAPVVRSWVQRTYKDWVNALEVPASSAMSNGALAMATVFDISKGDLADKTVARVRQPLTDYVRWIDDLYVEQWRAGK
- a CDS encoding TetR/AcrR family transcriptional regulator; translated protein: MSRALARMKAPAAAHALPAVKRARGRPAQGASVDRETLLRNARKTFAKHGYEATSVREIARVSGVDAALLAHHFGSKDALWEAVVVQIAEHAAPMIAATDALRTSPFGTRERVERAIAIYIDKVFSEPDIGLFFATAATEEGARLDLLVARMVRPYHDVLVPLLADAGKQKALKVVDAEVLFFMLLNGISKTVAYGHLMRVFSTLPEQERKYKRVVLETALGMLG
- a CDS encoding LysR family transcriptional regulator, whose amino-acid sequence is MDKLASMKMFVRVARAGGFAKAATRASLSTAAVSRAIQDLESNLQTRLFNRTTRQISLTDAGQRYLVHCERILNQVDFADAEAKGASAAPAGRLRIHATASFGQHYLMPLLAQYTSQFEDVSVDLVLSQRTPDLLEEKFDVAIVVAQSLKDSSLVSQRIGHTRSVLCASPRYLAQRGEPRTLADLEQHTGLQLNLQDMPAAQWLFDDEDAESFRVPKAAPLTVNIAEALAQAVQAGMGIGMLPIPTAVQGIRDGSLVVVLPDVRTLPYNVFALYASRQYLDAKIKTLVEFLREAVPQKIAEYEQALDAAQARRDRAMACVE
- a CDS encoding metallophosphoesterase family protein — encoded protein: MKFIHAADIHLDSPLHGLSAYADAPAAQLRNATREALRLLVDRALEEEVAFVVIAGDLYDGDWKDHNTGIFFGQQMGRLRKAGIRVFALWGNHDAESEMTKKLTLPDNVIVFNHRKPETHRLDEFNVALHGQSFRDKAVTDNLAVNYPPPVPGYYNIGVLHTALEGYTAHATYAPCTRAELHAKGYDYWALGHVHEFQQWSGPSTIVFPGNLQGRHIRETGRRGAVLVSVDGARTEVERLYLDVLRWEAVRVDASDCLSIADLSRKIGAALEALLSVDAHVPRAVRVTVTGKTPAHGLFFGRATQLRAEVLNQIGIIGNDKLWLEKVKVETETAAADPSAAHHEPLEALADLKQILEAAAQDPEFLALLERDLRPFVGKVRSEVKEEARLLDFAREAKLAALVEQVGPALLARLSTGE
- a CDS encoding ParB/RepB/Spo0J family partition protein: MSSFRDKMAAKTAELGSSAERQPAERPAAPAPAEPRRSSAFKTGPGMLGALAVAQQRIQELESTSDKLMLPVSAIQPNPWQPRKVFSDEGLASLAESIREVGLVEPVVVRRAGEGYQLIAGERRLRAHALIKAQDIRASVIECSDQDMAVLALVENVGREDLTDYEIGQSLRRAEHEFPTRKRMAEALGMSRKGLYRFLAFENLPDFIKRDLDLNPRLLGGSAADEVVSVIKKHGHSGLAAARELWPAVVARTLDQGKLAAAIGAHVNRAPVAESVSERSIEKIFSGKSHAGSITKDTNSFTVKLKTGVLSDAQETQIRELISQLFNVKPG